One genomic window of Quercus lobata isolate SW786 chromosome 9, ValleyOak3.0 Primary Assembly, whole genome shotgun sequence includes the following:
- the LOC115960419 gene encoding glutathione transferase GST 23-like has translation MLLQYNPVYKKIPVLVHDDKPLAESVIILEYIDEVWKQNPLLPIDPYERAKARFWAKFVDDKCVPALMAAFSKRGEEQERAVKEAHENLKILESGLEGKRFFGGETIGFVDIAAGWIGYSAQMTGEIIGIKLIDAETMPLLDSWFQDFLGIPLIKECLPPQDKLLEYIKELHKKIVTAAST, from the exons ATGCTCTTGCAGTACAACcctgtttataaaaaaattccagTCCTTGTCCATGATGATAAACCCTTGGCAGAGTCAGTCATAATTCTTGAATATATTGATGAGGTGTGGAAGCAGAATCCCCTCCTTCCAATAGATCCATATGAAAGGGCCAAAGCACGGTTCTGGGCCAAATTCGTTGATGATAAG TGTGTGCCAGCACTGATGGCTGCATTTAGCAAAAGGGGGGAGGAACAAGAGAGAGCTGTCAAAGAAGCTCATGAGAATTTGAAGATTCTTGAAAGTGGTCTTGAGGGGAAGCGCTTTTTTGGGGGTGAAACAATAGGCTTTGTGGATATTGCTGCTGGCTGGATTGGATACTCGGCTCAAATGACTGGGGAAATCATAGGCATAAAGCTGATTGATGCAGAGACCATGCCTTTACTCGATTCTTGGTTCCAAGATTTCCTTGGGATCCCTCTTATTAAAGAATGTTTGCCACCTCAGGATAAATTGCTAGAGTATATCAAGGaattacacaaaaaaattgtgactgCAGCATCGACTTGA